From the Synechococcus sp. HK01-R genome, one window contains:
- a CDS encoding DUF2079 domain-containing protein: MGLSREALIAALFFWVIGLGLQAWRSHVLLASYDQGIFQQVLWNSLRGHPFESTLSSQLSTNVIHGGEAPALGYARLGQHFTPTLLLWAPLLALIGAAALPLVQVTLIAAAGLLLHRLASSGLPIRTANWITYGFFCGNALVGPTLGNFTDLCQLPFAVFALMLGLLGRRSWLILTAALLIPLIREDTGILLVAVGLWMLLRDRVRWPLAFALIAWGGGWMLVVTSQIMPLFSDDNSKRFMVENFGQYLTEDKADGASSLSMVRQALGQPLTLLQELIDPPGQTVLYLLGHALPFLFVPLISLDAWVIAGPSLLGLFLAQGSNDPLSITIRYTLLVVPGFSLGTVFWWQRRSVAPPGPRTRLAWGAALALSLVLTISSNPHRSLSFLIPDSVRPWVYSTPLAQWRHGHAAREVLSVIPADASVSANTNLVPLLARREVAVRYPYNTSYLDRHQVERSVDWIAIDLDWLERYAVAFRGDWKALQRIREDLPQQLDTFKVQALKDGVVVLQRDGAIQSNLQKAVNDRLQRPLPRDPRNR, translated from the coding sequence ATGGGCTTGTCGCGCGAAGCGCTGATCGCTGCTCTTTTCTTTTGGGTCATCGGCCTTGGGCTTCAAGCCTGGCGCTCCCACGTGCTGTTGGCCAGCTACGACCAGGGAATCTTCCAACAGGTGCTCTGGAACAGCCTCCGGGGCCATCCCTTCGAAAGCACCCTCTCCTCACAGCTGTCCACCAACGTGATCCACGGCGGCGAAGCGCCAGCCCTTGGCTATGCCCGCCTCGGACAACACTTCACCCCCACACTCCTGCTCTGGGCCCCCCTGCTGGCACTGATTGGCGCTGCAGCTCTACCCCTGGTTCAGGTGACGCTGATCGCAGCTGCCGGTCTGCTGCTGCACAGACTCGCCAGCAGCGGTCTCCCCATCCGCACCGCCAACTGGATCACTTACGGCTTTTTCTGCGGCAATGCCCTCGTGGGACCAACTCTGGGGAATTTCACTGATCTCTGCCAGCTTCCCTTCGCGGTGTTCGCACTGATGCTCGGCCTGCTCGGGCGACGGTCCTGGCTGATCCTCACGGCGGCGCTGCTGATCCCACTGATCCGGGAAGACACCGGCATCCTCCTCGTGGCCGTGGGGCTCTGGATGCTGCTGCGAGACAGGGTCCGCTGGCCACTGGCCTTTGCGCTCATTGCCTGGGGCGGCGGCTGGATGCTGGTGGTGACCAGTCAGATCATGCCCCTGTTCTCCGACGACAACAGCAAGCGTTTCATGGTCGAGAACTTCGGCCAATACCTCACGGAAGACAAAGCCGATGGGGCGAGCAGCCTGAGCATGGTGCGACAGGCCCTCGGTCAGCCTTTGACCCTTCTCCAGGAGCTGATCGACCCTCCTGGGCAGACGGTTCTTTATCTCCTCGGCCACGCCCTCCCCTTTTTGTTTGTGCCCCTGATCAGCCTCGATGCCTGGGTGATAGCGGGGCCGAGCCTGCTTGGGCTGTTTCTAGCCCAGGGCAGCAACGACCCCCTGTCGATCACGATCCGCTACACACTCCTTGTGGTGCCGGGATTCAGCCTGGGCACGGTGTTCTGGTGGCAGCGCAGGTCCGTCGCCCCACCCGGCCCGCGGACGCGCCTGGCCTGGGGAGCAGCCCTTGCCCTCTCGCTCGTGCTCACCATCAGCAGCAATCCCCATCGCAGCCTGTCCTTTCTGATCCCCGACAGCGTTCGGCCCTGGGTGTACAGCACTCCTCTGGCGCAGTGGCGACACGGACACGCAGCCAGGGAGGTCTTGAGCGTGATCCCGGCGGATGCAAGCGTGAGCGCCAACACCAATCTGGTGCCCCTGCTAGCACGCAGGGAAGTTGCCGTACGTTACCCCTACAACACCAGCTATCTCGACAGACATCAAGTGGAGCGCTCCGTTGACTGGATCGCCATCGATCTCGACTGGCTGGAGCGCTACGCGGTTGCCTTCCGGGGGGACTGGAAAGCTCTTCAACGCATCCGAGAAGACCTGCCCCAGCAACTCGACACCTTCAAAGTGCAAGCCCTCAAGGATGGTGTTGTTGTGCTGCAACGCGATGGAGCCATCCAATCAAACCTGCAGAAAGCCGTGAATGATCGTCTCCAAAGGCCCTTACCAAGAGATCCCCGCAACCGGTGA